The genome window CCGACCTTGCATCTGTAAATGTGCAGAATCGCGTCGCGCGGGCAACTGCGCTCTTGCCGCAGGAAGTCACGCGCTCCGGTGTAACGACGGCCAAAAGCCAAAGCAGTAACCTTGTGATTTTTTCCTTATACAGCGAGAATCCCGCCTATGATCAGACATTTTTGCAAAACTATGCGGAGATAAACCTGGTGCCCTTAATTAAGCGCGTATCAGGGGTTGGAGAGGCGAATGCGTTCGGACGTATGGATTATTCCATGCGGATCTGGTTGAAACCGGATGTGATGGCAACTTATGGGCTTGTCCCTTCGGATGTCAGCACTGCACTGGCAGAGCAAAATATAGAGGCTGCCCCCGGTCAGTTCGGTGAACAGGGCTTGCAATCCTTTCAGTACGTGATCAAGTATTCGGGCAGGCTCAAAGATGCAGGCGAGTTTGAAGAAGTGGTCATCAAGGCCACGCCAAGTGGTCAGGTATTACGGCTCAAAGACATTGCCCGCGTGGAGCTGGGCGCTATGAGCTATGCCAGCAGTACGACAACCAATAGCAACCCCTCGGTAGGTGTATCCATCAGCCAAACAGCGGGCTCCAATGCCAAGGAAGTGATTGAAGGAAGTTTGCAGGTATTGGATAATGCCGCCAAATCGTTCCCTTCCGGTATCAAGTACGTCACGCTGATCAATGCAAACGATTTTCTGGATGCATCCATTGAAAAGGTGATCCATACGCTCATTGAAGCATTCATTCTGGTGTTTTTAGTAGTTTTTATTTTCCTGCAAGATTTTCGGTCTACGCTTATTCCCGCTATTGCTGTTCCGGTGGCTATTCTGGGCACTTTTTTCTTTCTGCTGCTTTTTGGGTTCACGATTAACCTTTTGACATTGTTTGCATTGGTCTTGGCCATTGGGATTGTCGTTGATGATGCCATAGTCGTGGTGGAAGCCGTTCATGCTAAACTGGACGAGGGATACACATCCGCGCTCAAAGCCACAAAAGACGCCATGAGTGAAATTTCGGGAGCCATCATCTCAATCACCCTTGTGATGGCGGCGGTATTTCTGCCGGTAAGTTTTATCGAAGGCTCATCCGGGGTGTTTTACAAACAATTTGGCTTGACGCTCGCCATTGCGATTATGCTCTCTGCTGTCAATGCACTCACGCTCAGTCCTGCATTGTGCGCTATATTTTTAAAACCGCATAAAGAAGATACAAGCCATAAAAAGAACATTTTACAACGTGTTTATGGCTGGTTCAACCGCACATTTGACAAGACAATCCAGCGCTACAAACAAGCCGTTTCATTCCTGATTGCGAAGAAGTGGGTTGCGGGATTGATCATTGCCGTGTTTGCCGGCCTGTTTTATTATCTGATGCAAACCACCCCTTCTGCATTCGTGCCTAATGAAGATACTGGCTCTATCATGGCTGATATTGCCCTGCCACCTTCGGCATCGACGGAAAGAACAGAGGCCATCATGAAGCAAGTCGAGGCAATTGCGCGTTCGATCCCGGAAGTACAGAATATATTAAAAATTACAGGTAGAGGGATGATCAGCGGAGTTGGAAGCAACTATGGGATGGTTGTAATGCGGCTGAAACCCTGGTCTGAGCGTGGAGGGGAAGGACAGGATGTTCAGGCTTTGATTGGAAAATTATTTGCAAAAACAGGCGGGATCAGGGATGCCAAGATCATCTTTTTTGCACCTCCGACCATTTCAGGGTTTGGCTCATCGGGCGGGTTTGAGTTTCAGCTGCAAGACAAAAGTGGAAGTGACATTGCCCTATTCTCTAAAATTGGCAATGATTTTCTGGCAGCATTAAGTAAGCGGCCTGAAATTCAGTACGCGTCCACTGCATTCAATGTGAATTTTCCGCAGTATCAGATCGATGTGAATGTGGCCAAGGCAAAAGTGGCAGGCATCACTGTCAATGACATCATGAGCACGATGCAGGGCTATTACGGCGGCGTGTATGCATCTAATTTCAATCAGTTTGGTAAACAATTCCGGGTCATGTACCAGGCCGAGGCTGCTTCGCGGGCTAATCCCGAAGGGCTCAGCAACATTTATGTCCGCAATGCAAACGGCCAGATGGCGCCTATTACGGGCTTTATCACCATGAAGAGAGTGTATGGGCCTCAGTCAATTTCCAGGTTTAATTTATTTACTTCTATTGGTGTTACCGGTTCGCCCAATCCAGGGTTTAGCTCAGGCGATGCCATTGCGGCCATTCAGCAAGTGGCTGCTGAGGTACTTCCACAAGGATATGGATATGAGTTTTCAGGGATGACCAGGGAAGAGATTTCTGCTGGCGGGCAGACCGTTTTCGTCTTCATGCTGGTCATCGTTTTTGTCTATTTGCTGCTTAGCGCACAGTATGGAAGCTATATATTGCCTTTCGCGGTGCTTCTTTCCCTTCCGATCGGATTGGCAGGCACATTCTTATTCGCCAGCTTATTTGGTATCACCAACAATATTTATCTGCAAATCACACTGGTCATGCTGATAGGGCTTTTGGCAAAGAATGCAATTCTGATTGTCGAATTTGCAGTGGAACGTAGGCGGCATGGGATGTCGCTGGTGGAAGCGGCTGTCGAAGGTGCACAGGCACGGTTGCGTCCGATCCTGATGACCTCTTTTGCTTTTATTCTGGGTTTGGTTCCACTCATGCTTTCAACCGGCGCAGGTGCAATTGGAAACCGCTCCATTGGAACTGGTGCCGTAGGAGGAATGCTGGTAGGAACGCTCATTGGGGTTTTTGTGATACCGGTGCTTTATATCGTATTCCAGTCTTTACAAGAAATGATCAGCGGTCCGCCCAAGCCAATTACAGAACAAGTTCAGGACGATCATTGAAGCGTTTTAATAGCAAGATTATGTATAAAAAACATTTAAAGCGACTAGTTCTGTTTTGTCTGCTGGGTTTGCTGCTTTGCTGTTGTAACATTGTCAGACCCTACCAGAAACCGCTAACAGCACCCGGTAACCTTTACCGAGATGTGGTCACGGCCGACACAAGCGGGCTCGGCCAGCTTCCCTGGAACCGGCTCTTTACCGATACGACTTTGCAAAGCCTGATAAGTCGGGGAATTAAAAACAACCTGAACCTGCAAATCGCTTATACACGTATTGAGCAGTCCAGGGCCTATTATGAACAGAGTAGAGCAGCATTATTTCCAACCGTTATCGGAGATCTTGGCGTGACGCGTTCAAAGCTTTCGGAAGCTCAGGGCTTTGGTATTAGAAACAGTGCGACCCAATATCAGCTGGGATTATCTTCTGGCTGGGAGGCGGACATTTGGGGGAAACTACGAAGCACAAAACGCGCTAACCTAGCACTTCTATTGCAATCGGAAGCAGGTGCGAAAGCTGTACAAACAAACCTGGTGGCCGATATTGCCAATTATTATTATGCACTGCTGGCCTTGGATCAGCAGCTAGCCATTACAAGGCAGACTGTGTCCAATTGGGATACGACGGTGCAGACCATGCGTGAACTGAAAATAGCAGCCGTAGTTACCGAGGCGGCTGTGGTGCAAAGCGAAGCGCAGCGTTATGTAGCAGAAGTGACAATTCCTGACCTGATCCAGAGTACAAGGGAAACAGAAAACGCGCTAAGTATTCTACTTGCCGTTCCAGCCACGTCCGTCAGACGCGGCACGCTTTGGGATCAGGATACGCTTGATGTATTGCAAACGGGTGTTCCCGCGCTGCTGCTGGCAAATCGCCCTGATGTGCAACAGG of Dyadobacter chenhuakuii contains these proteins:
- a CDS encoding efflux transporter outer membrane subunit is translated as MYKKHLKRLVLFCLLGLLLCCCNIVRPYQKPLTAPGNLYRDVVTADTSGLGQLPWNRLFTDTTLQSLISRGIKNNLNLQIAYTRIEQSRAYYEQSRAALFPTVIGDLGVTRSKLSEAQGFGIRNSATQYQLGLSSGWEADIWGKLRSTKRANLALLLQSEAGAKAVQTNLVADIANYYYALLALDQQLAITRQTVSNWDTTVQTMRELKIAAVVTEAAVVQSEAQRYVAEVTIPDLIQSTRETENALSILLAVPATSVRRGTLWDQDTLDVLQTGVPALLLANRPDVQQAELNFRYYFELTNVARTYFYPALTISGSVGYSALQLENFLKPISLAASIGAGLTQPIFNRRANITRLEVAKAQQKEALLNFENVLLTAGQQVSDAMSLHNTALDKIAIRSYQLEALQKSVSYSGELLQNGFANYNEVITARQSLLQAELGSINDQLQRLQSVVNLYRSLGGGWASP
- a CDS encoding efflux RND transporter permease subunit produces the protein MFNRFIDQPVLSTVISVLIVILGVLGLISLPIAQYPEIAPPTVVVSTSYQGANADVVLNSVIVPLEEQINGVEDMTYMTSSAGNDGTARITINFKLGTNPDLASVNVQNRVARATALLPQEVTRSGVTTAKSQSSNLVIFSLYSENPAYDQTFLQNYAEINLVPLIKRVSGVGEANAFGRMDYSMRIWLKPDVMATYGLVPSDVSTALAEQNIEAAPGQFGEQGLQSFQYVIKYSGRLKDAGEFEEVVIKATPSGQVLRLKDIARVELGAMSYASSTTTNSNPSVGVSISQTAGSNAKEVIEGSLQVLDNAAKSFPSGIKYVTLINANDFLDASIEKVIHTLIEAFILVFLVVFIFLQDFRSTLIPAIAVPVAILGTFFFLLLFGFTINLLTLFALVLAIGIVVDDAIVVVEAVHAKLDEGYTSALKATKDAMSEISGAIISITLVMAAVFLPVSFIEGSSGVFYKQFGLTLAIAIMLSAVNALTLSPALCAIFLKPHKEDTSHKKNILQRVYGWFNRTFDKTIQRYKQAVSFLIAKKWVAGLIIAVFAGLFYYLMQTTPSAFVPNEDTGSIMADIALPPSASTERTEAIMKQVEAIARSIPEVQNILKITGRGMISGVGSNYGMVVMRLKPWSERGGEGQDVQALIGKLFAKTGGIRDAKIIFFAPPTISGFGSSGGFEFQLQDKSGSDIALFSKIGNDFLAALSKRPEIQYASTAFNVNFPQYQIDVNVAKAKVAGITVNDIMSTMQGYYGGVYASNFNQFGKQFRVMYQAEAASRANPEGLSNIYVRNANGQMAPITGFITMKRVYGPQSISRFNLFTSIGVTGSPNPGFSSGDAIAAIQQVAAEVLPQGYGYEFSGMTREEISAGGQTVFVFMLVIVFVYLLLSAQYGSYILPFAVLLSLPIGLAGTFLFASLFGITNNIYLQITLVMLIGLLAKNAILIVEFAVERRRHGMSLVEAAVEGAQARLRPILMTSFAFILGLVPLMLSTGAGAIGNRSIGTGAVGGMLVGTLIGVFVIPVLYIVFQSLQEMISGPPKPITEQVQDDH